A DNA window from Panthera tigris isolate Pti1 chromosome X, P.tigris_Pti1_mat1.1, whole genome shotgun sequence contains the following coding sequences:
- the LOC102965930 gene encoding LOW QUALITY PROTEIN: 60S ribosomal protein L37a-like (The sequence of the model RefSeq protein was modified relative to this genomic sequence to represent the inferred CDS: inserted 1 base in 1 codon; substituted 1 base at 1 genomic stop codon) translates to MVKCTKKVRIISKYGTCYDAFLRKMVKIEISQHANYTCIFWGKTKMKRXAVGXYHCSSCMKTIAGGTWTYNTTSAVMVIGRMKKLKDQ, encoded by the exons ATGGTTAAGTGCACCAAGAAGGTCAGAATCATCAGTAAATACGGGACCTGTTATGATGCCTTCCTCAGAAAAATGGTGAAGATTGAAATAAGCCAGCATGCCAACTACACTTGCATCTTCTGGGGCAAAACCAAGATGAAACGATGAGCTGTGG ACTACCATTGTAGTTCCTGCATGAAAACCATAGCTGGTGGTACCTGGACCTACAACACCACTTCTGCTGTCATGGTCATTGGAAGAATGAAGAAGTTGAAAGACCAGTAG